The following are encoded in a window of Flavobacterium sp. WC2421 genomic DNA:
- a CDS encoding SDR family NAD(P)-dependent oxidoreductase, which translates to MKNILIIGGSKGIGNAILLQQLEQNTIYNISRSTPEISHPNLIHYPLDVLNDALPQIEKIDTIIYCPGSINLKPIGSLSIEDFRNDFEINVIGAVKVIQNYLPVLKKGTNPSILLFSTVAAKLGMPFHASIATAKAGVEGLVKSLGAELASVVRINAIAPTITETSLSAGILRNDRMKENMVERHPMKGYLKPEEVGDMADFLLSEKAKSISGQVFEMDYGIVTFKI; encoded by the coding sequence ATGAAAAACATACTAATCATTGGTGGCAGCAAAGGCATAGGAAACGCCATTCTTTTACAACAATTAGAACAAAATACTATATATAACATTAGTAGAAGTACTCCTGAAATTTCACACCCAAATTTGATACATTATCCTCTAGATGTTTTAAATGATGCACTTCCACAAATAGAAAAAATTGACACAATAATCTACTGCCCTGGTTCCATTAATTTAAAACCAATTGGTAGTTTAAGTATCGAAGATTTTAGAAATGACTTTGAAATTAATGTAATTGGAGCAGTAAAAGTCATTCAAAACTATTTACCTGTTTTAAAAAAGGGAACAAATCCATCCATACTCTTATTTAGTACAGTTGCTGCAAAACTGGGAATGCCATTTCACGCCAGTATAGCAACAGCTAAGGCGGGAGTGGAGGGATTAGTTAAATCGTTGGGAGCTGAGTTGGCCTCGGTAGTACGCATCAATGCCATTGCTCCCACGATTACCGAAACATCGCTATCAGCAGGGATTTTACGAAATGACCGAATGAAGGAAAATATGGTAGAACGACACCCTATGAAAGGATACCTTAAACCCGAAGAAGTGGGTGATATGGCAGATTTTCTACTGTCTGAAAAAGCAAAATCCATTTCAGGTCAAGTCTTTGAAATGGATTATGGAATAGTAACTTTTAAAATATAA
- a CDS encoding TIGR03643 family protein, protein MAWEDRTTFEAIQIQFGLKEQEVIDLMRQEMKASSFKMWRERVQGRKTKHEKLRDFQEGRFKCNRQRNISNNKISKR, encoded by the coding sequence ATGGCATGGGAAGATCGAACCACATTTGAAGCAATTCAAATTCAATTTGGTTTAAAAGAACAAGAAGTGATTGACTTAATGCGACAAGAAATGAAAGCGTCGAGTTTTAAAATGTGGCGTGAACGCGTGCAAGGCAGGAAAACAAAACATGAAAAATTACGTGATTTTCAAGAAGGTCGTTTTAAATGCAACAGACAAAGAAACATTAGCAATAATAAAATTTCAAAAAGATAG
- a CDS encoding ABC1 kinase family protein gives MKTIDYIPTSKIERATKLVQTGAKVGVNYLKYYGEKMVNSDLTRDKLNEDNAEDIYDGLKSLKGSALKVAQMLSMDKSFLPQAYVEKFSLSQFSVPPLSAPLVLKTFKTNFGKTPYEIFDEFNSTSVNAASIGQVHLAVKDNKKLAVKIQYPGVANSISSDLALVKPIAIRMFNLQGKDSDKYFKEVEDKLIEETNYLLELQQSQEVVAACEKIDNLVFPNYYPEFSSEKIITMDWMTGVHLSEFKNANPEIANKLGQALWDFYMYQIHILKKVHADPHPGNFLVNDKNQLVALDFGCMKQIPNEFYIPYFELINKEVIDNKVLFEKKLFELEILRTDDSKEEIVYFTQMFYDLLSLFTKPFQTETFDFSDEEFFENIAQLGERFSKDTNLRKMNGNRGSKHFIYMNRTFFGLYNLMFDLKATIVVNQYKKY, from the coding sequence ATGAAAACAATTGATTATATCCCAACCTCAAAAATAGAAAGAGCGACGAAACTGGTGCAAACTGGTGCTAAAGTAGGCGTTAACTATTTAAAATATTACGGCGAAAAAATGGTGAATTCCGATTTGACACGTGACAAATTAAATGAAGACAATGCCGAAGACATATATGATGGTTTAAAAAGCCTAAAAGGAAGTGCACTTAAAGTAGCGCAAATGTTAAGTATGGATAAAAGTTTCTTGCCTCAAGCCTATGTAGAGAAATTTTCTTTGTCTCAATTTTCTGTTCCACCACTTTCTGCGCCATTAGTTTTGAAAACATTTAAAACTAATTTCGGAAAAACACCATACGAGATTTTTGATGAGTTTAATTCTACTTCAGTAAATGCGGCGAGTATCGGACAAGTACATTTAGCAGTAAAAGATAATAAAAAACTCGCTGTGAAAATTCAGTATCCTGGAGTAGCCAACAGTATCTCATCGGATTTGGCGTTGGTAAAGCCAATCGCTATAAGAATGTTTAATCTTCAAGGAAAAGACTCCGATAAATACTTTAAGGAAGTAGAAGACAAACTGATTGAAGAAACTAACTATTTGTTAGAACTACAACAAAGTCAAGAAGTAGTTGCAGCTTGTGAAAAAATTGACAATTTAGTTTTTCCAAATTACTACCCAGAGTTTTCATCAGAGAAAATTATTACGATGGATTGGATGACGGGTGTTCATTTATCTGAATTTAAAAATGCGAATCCTGAGATTGCCAATAAGCTAGGACAAGCATTATGGGATTTCTATATGTATCAAATCCACATTCTAAAAAAAGTACATGCTGATCCACATCCTGGAAATTTCTTGGTGAATGATAAAAATCAATTGGTAGCACTTGATTTTGGTTGCATGAAGCAAATACCAAATGAATTTTACATTCCTTATTTTGAATTGATTAACAAAGAAGTAATAGACAACAAAGTACTATTTGAAAAAAAACTATTTGAATTAGAAATATTAAGAACCGATGATTCTAAAGAAGAAATTGTGTATTTCACTCAAATGTTTTACGATTTATTATCGCTGTTTACCAAACCGTTCCAAACAGAAACTTTCGACTTTTCAGATGAAGAATTTTTTGAAAACATTGCCCAATTAGGAGAACGATTTTCAAAAGATACTAATCTTAGAAAAATGAATGGCAATAGAGGTTCTAAACATTTCATCTATATGAACAGGACTTTCTTTGGCTTGTATAATTTAATGTTTGATCTAAAAGCAACTATTGTAGTCAATCAATATAAAAAATACTAA
- a CDS encoding TetR family transcriptional regulator C-terminal domain-containing protein encodes MATKKATLSKDKIVSMYMDYTLENNEKPKSVYQFMKLNGYSETEFYAFFGTLEGIEKEIYVLFLQKTVELLHKNKEYETYDMKSKMLSFYFTFFELLAANRSYVVMSLKEHQNQLKNLMQLSELRVAFKEYVTTIITDEYRIKNEKAQQYQEKAITEGSWIQLLMTLKFWLDDSSPAFEKTDIFIEKSVKATFELMNISPIESLIDFGKFIFKEKIQTK; translated from the coding sequence ATGGCAACTAAAAAAGCAACACTTAGCAAAGACAAGATAGTTTCTATGTATATGGATTATACATTGGAAAATAATGAAAAGCCAAAATCAGTTTATCAATTTATGAAATTAAATGGATATTCAGAAACTGAATTTTACGCCTTTTTTGGAACTCTAGAAGGAATCGAAAAAGAAATATATGTGTTATTTCTGCAAAAAACGGTTGAACTTTTACACAAAAACAAAGAATACGAAACCTATGATATGAAAAGTAAAATGCTTAGTTTTTATTTTACTTTCTTCGAATTATTAGCTGCTAATCGTTCTTATGTCGTTATGAGTTTGAAAGAACACCAAAATCAGTTAAAAAATTTGATGCAATTATCAGAATTAAGAGTTGCTTTCAAGGAATACGTAACTACAATTATCACTGATGAATATCGTATTAAAAACGAAAAAGCACAGCAATATCAAGAAAAAGCAATTACCGAAGGGTCTTGGATTCAATTATTGATGACGCTAAAATTTTGGTTGGATGATTCCTCTCCTGCTTTTGAAAAGACAGATATTTTCATTGAGAAATCGGTTAAAGCCACTTTTGAATTAATGAATATCAGCCCTATTGAATCACTAATCGATTTTGGAAAATTTATTTTTAAAGAAAAAATACAAACCAAATAA
- a CDS encoding TIGR01777 family oxidoreductase — protein sequence MKKNVLISGGTGFIGRHMTHLLIDKGFTVSILSRGKKENVTNIFYYTWDVTNQKIEEEAVLNADYIIHLAGENIAEKRWTKKRKEEIIDSREKSIQLIYSVLKKNNKIPEAFVSASAVGIYGAINGRAICTEKTTEANDFLGVTCKKWEAAADRVGNLGIRTVKIRTGLVLGKNDGFLNKLIPLFKWNLGAALGSGEQYMPWIHISDLCRIYLEAITNLKMEGPYNAAINDDTTNAIFSKTLAKLCGHSLWLPNIPAFVLKIMMGEMAKIVLTGRRVSSDKIESTGFYFEHKNLEETIKICLP from the coding sequence ATGAAAAAAAATGTTTTGATATCAGGAGGTACTGGATTTATTGGACGGCATATGACCCATTTATTAATCGATAAAGGATTTACAGTTTCTATTTTAAGCAGAGGGAAAAAGGAGAATGTAACCAATATTTTTTATTATACTTGGGATGTTACAAATCAGAAAATAGAAGAGGAAGCAGTTCTTAATGCTGATTATATAATTCATCTTGCTGGAGAAAACATTGCCGAAAAAAGATGGACAAAAAAAAGGAAAGAGGAAATTATCGATAGTAGGGAAAAATCAATTCAATTGATTTATTCCGTTCTAAAAAAGAATAATAAAATACCCGAAGCATTTGTTTCTGCCTCAGCAGTTGGTATTTATGGAGCGATAAACGGGAGAGCTATTTGTACTGAAAAAACAACTGAGGCAAATGATTTCTTGGGAGTTACCTGTAAAAAATGGGAGGCTGCAGCGGATCGTGTTGGAAATTTAGGGATTCGGACTGTGAAAATTCGTACTGGTTTAGTATTGGGTAAAAATGATGGTTTTTTAAATAAGTTAATTCCGCTGTTTAAATGGAATTTAGGTGCCGCTTTAGGCTCAGGGGAACAATATATGCCTTGGATTCATATTAGTGATCTTTGTAGAATATATCTAGAAGCTATTACTAACCTTAAAATGGAAGGGCCATATAATGCGGCTATCAATGACGATACAACCAATGCTATTTTTTCGAAAACCTTAGCTAAGCTATGCGGTCACTCTCTTTGGCTGCCTAATATTCCTGCATTTGTATTAAAAATAATGATGGGGGAAATGGCTAAGATTGTTTTGACTGGTAGAAGGGTTTCTTCAGATAAAATAGAAAGTACTGGCTTTTATTTCGAGCATAAAAATTTAGAAGAAACGATAAAAATTTGTTTGCCTTAA
- a CDS encoding YceI family protein, with protein MKKTLLLLALFIATNLHAQEKMTSTNGIISFEASVPFFENVEAKNETVNSYLNTKKGQVSFVVYINMFHFQRSLMEEHFNANYLESKKYPKATFKGVIEKFEIKNIDFHTNVYYISGKITIHGKSKNIRVPAKIKKLGKGLELQSNFTINTDDFNIAIPYIVRNKISKEVTITLYSVIQ; from the coding sequence ATGAAAAAAACGCTACTCTTACTCGCTTTGTTTATAGCAACCAACCTACATGCTCAAGAAAAAATGACTTCTACAAACGGAATCATTTCCTTTGAGGCATCAGTACCTTTTTTTGAAAATGTAGAAGCAAAAAACGAGACCGTAAATTCCTATTTAAACACAAAAAAAGGTCAAGTATCGTTTGTCGTTTATATTAATATGTTCCACTTTCAAAGAAGTTTAATGGAAGAGCATTTTAATGCTAATTATTTAGAAAGTAAAAAATATCCAAAAGCAACTTTTAAAGGTGTAATTGAAAAATTCGAAATAAAAAATATTGATTTTCATACGAATGTATATTACATAAGTGGGAAAATAACTATCCACGGCAAATCAAAAAACATAAGAGTGCCTGCTAAAATCAAAAAACTAGGTAAAGGTTTAGAACTACAATCCAATTTTACAATAAACACAGATGACTTCAATATTGCTATTCCCTATATCGTGAGAAATAAAATTTCTAAAGAAGTTACTATTACACTATATTCTGTTATACAATAA
- a CDS encoding acyl-CoA thioesterase, which yields MHNTFKTVASSDITISELMLPSHTNFSGKIHGGYILSLLDQIAFACASKFSGNYCVTASVDTVDFLRPIEVGELVTMKASVNYVGKSSMIIGIRVESENIQTGTVNHCNSSYFTMVSKDKHGANAKVPGLILSNLEEVRRFCNCLKQISLKKEKNRHEEVFNYSSIETLASLEKYNVQIELS from the coding sequence ATGCATAATACTTTCAAAACAGTCGCATCATCAGATATTACAATTTCTGAATTAATGCTTCCATCGCACACAAACTTTAGTGGTAAAATACATGGTGGCTATATCCTTTCTTTACTCGATCAAATTGCCTTTGCTTGCGCATCTAAATTTTCAGGAAATTATTGTGTAACAGCATCAGTAGATACCGTAGATTTTCTAAGACCTATAGAAGTTGGTGAATTAGTCACTATGAAGGCAAGTGTCAATTATGTAGGTAAAAGCTCCATGATTATAGGAATTCGAGTAGAGTCTGAAAACATTCAAACAGGAACTGTTAATCATTGTAATTCTTCTTATTTTACGATGGTTTCTAAAGATAAACATGGAGCAAATGCAAAAGTTCCAGGTCTTATCCTTTCCAATTTAGAGGAAGTGCGTCGTTTTTGTAATTGTTTGAAACAAATCTCCTTAAAAAAGGAAAAAAATCGTCATGAAGAGGTGTTTAATTATAGCTCTATAGAAACATTAGCAAGTTTGGAAAAATACAATGTTCAAATCGAACTAAGCTAA
- a CDS encoding 6-phosphogluconate dehydrogenase, whose product MKKFLGILVAVIILSIISYFTFLYYATYSEGVRSGELIKFSHKGMVFKTWEGEISQGISGAQIFAFSVLDKDKKVITDLQEMEGQYVKVSYIERYKTFPWWGDTKYYIVEVKKETSPFKIK is encoded by the coding sequence ATGAAAAAATTTTTAGGCATTCTTGTGGCAGTAATCATACTATCAATCATTAGTTATTTTACTTTTTTATACTACGCAACCTATAGCGAAGGTGTTCGATCTGGTGAGTTAATTAAATTTAGTCATAAAGGAATGGTTTTCAAAACTTGGGAAGGAGAAATTAGTCAAGGCATTTCAGGTGCTCAAATATTCGCATTTTCAGTTTTAGACAAAGACAAAAAAGTAATTACAGATTTGCAAGAGATGGAAGGACAATATGTAAAAGTATCGTATATCGAACGTTACAAAACATTTCCTTGGTGGGGTGATACTAAGTATTACATTGTAGAAGTCAAGAAAGAAACCTCCCCTTTTAAAATTAAATAA
- the rmuC gene encoding DNA recombination protein RmuC, producing MLNMLPFLFLFIIALAIGVFIGKLIFSARFQSEKISLEEKLIALNSHFDQQKEQYLNDRTIFEKQLQTSSLEKETIRNEKDSLAIQLSKKEVDFENLWERNKEQKEEVEKLQEKFTKEFENLANKILDEKSNKFTEQNKENMKNILSPLQDKIQLFEKKVEDTHKESIDYHAALRQQILGLREMNIQMSKETINLTKALKGDSKMQGNWGELVLERVLEKSGLEKGREYEVQQAFTTEEGNRVFPDVVINLPDGKKMIVDSKVSLTAYEKYINEEEDDLKIGYLKEHVNSIKRHVEQLGNKNYQDLYQIESPDFVLLFIPIEPAFAMALNEDNTLYNKAFEKNIVIVTPATLLATLRTIDSMWANQKQQENAFEIARQAGALYDKFEGFVADLIKIGKKIDESKTEYSGAMNKLVEGKGNLITSVEKLKKMGAKAKKSLPESIINRAEKDENQLLN from the coding sequence ATGTTAAATATGCTTCCTTTTTTGTTTCTATTTATTATTGCCCTTGCTATAGGAGTCTTCATAGGAAAACTCATTTTCTCCGCTCGCTTTCAGTCTGAAAAAATCAGTTTAGAAGAAAAACTGATTGCTTTAAATTCTCACTTTGACCAACAGAAAGAACAATATTTAAATGATCGTACTATATTCGAAAAACAACTTCAAACTAGTTCGCTAGAAAAAGAAACCATTCGAAATGAAAAAGACAGTTTAGCGATTCAGCTTTCGAAAAAAGAAGTGGATTTCGAAAATCTTTGGGAACGTAATAAAGAACAAAAAGAAGAAGTAGAAAAACTACAAGAAAAATTCACCAAAGAATTTGAGAATCTGGCAAATAAAATATTAGACGAAAAATCCAATAAATTTACAGAACAGAACAAGGAAAATATGAAAAACATCTTGTCTCCTTTGCAAGATAAAATTCAATTATTTGAGAAAAAAGTCGAAGATACCCACAAAGAAAGTATTGATTATCATGCGGCTTTACGCCAACAAATTCTGGGCTTACGTGAAATGAATATTCAAATGAGCAAGGAAACCATCAATTTGACCAAAGCCTTAAAGGGTGACAGCAAAATGCAAGGGAACTGGGGCGAACTCGTTTTGGAGCGTGTACTTGAAAAATCAGGATTGGAAAAAGGTCGTGAATATGAAGTACAACAAGCTTTTACTACGGAGGAAGGAAATCGTGTTTTCCCTGATGTTGTAATCAATCTCCCTGATGGCAAAAAAATGATAGTCGATTCTAAGGTTTCTTTGACTGCTTATGAAAAATACATTAACGAAGAAGAGGATGATTTAAAAATTGGTTATTTAAAAGAACATGTCAATTCCATAAAACGCCATGTAGAACAATTAGGCAATAAAAATTATCAAGATTTATACCAAATAGAAAGCCCCGACTTTGTACTGCTATTTATCCCAATTGAACCTGCTTTTGCCATGGCGCTGAATGAAGACAATACCTTGTACAACAAAGCATTCGAAAAAAACATTGTTATCGTAACACCAGCTACTTTACTTGCAACCTTACGTACTATTGACAGTATGTGGGCCAACCAAAAACAACAAGAAAATGCTTTTGAAATTGCGCGTCAAGCGGGAGCACTATATGACAAATTTGAAGGTTTTGTTGCTGATTTAATTAAAATTGGTAAAAAAATTGACGAAAGTAAAACGGAATATAGTGGTGCCATGAATAAATTAGTAGAAGGAAAAGGGAACTTGATTACCAGTGTAGAGAAATTGAAAAAAATGGGAGCCAAAGCTAAAAAGTCACTTCCAGAAAGCATCATAAATAGAGCTGAAAAAGACGAAAATCAACTATTAAACTAG
- a CDS encoding pseudouridine synthase: protein MPHQHFILHKPYGYLSQFIYELKRKKKLLGELYDFPLGTMAIGRLDEDSEGLLLLTTDGKMSEMIRSKKVDKEYYVQVDGVITQSAVDLMKEGVEIGFNGTKYITKKCNASLIHEVPNFGLRGKKIRDERHGPTSWASITVNEGKFRQVRKMTAAVGFPTLRLVRVRIGNVHLDNLQSGDVIEVSDFNTED from the coding sequence ATGCCCCACCAACACTTTATCCTCCACAAACCCTACGGTTATTTAAGTCAGTTTATTTATGAGTTGAAAAGAAAAAAGAAACTTTTAGGGGAATTGTACGATTTTCCATTAGGGACTATGGCAATTGGTCGTTTAGATGAAGATTCAGAAGGACTTTTGTTACTGACTACTGATGGTAAGATGAGCGAAATGATACGATCAAAAAAAGTAGATAAAGAATATTATGTACAAGTGGACGGTGTAATCACTCAGAGCGCCGTTGACCTGATGAAAGAAGGGGTAGAAATAGGTTTCAACGGGACAAAATACATTACTAAAAAATGCAATGCCAGTTTGATTCATGAAGTACCTAATTTTGGACTTAGAGGGAAAAAAATTCGTGACGAACGTCATGGTCCAACTTCTTGGGCTTCGATCACGGTCAATGAAGGAAAGTTTAGACAAGTACGTAAAATGACTGCTGCTGTAGGTTTTCCTACTTTAAGATTGGTTCGTGTTCGTATAGGGAATGTACATCTTGACAACTTACAATCTGGTGATGTAATAGAAGTCTCCGATTTTAATACCGAAGATTAA
- a CDS encoding tRNA (cytidine(34)-2'-O)-methyltransferase yields MLNIVLVEPEIPNNTGNIGRLCVGTESRLHLVHPFGFVINDKNLKRSGLDYWVHLDVTQYQNVAEWKSIVPDSSRVFLMSSHAPKSYLDIDFQDGDWLVFGKESKGLSKEVLAQFENHLKIPMSTNIRSFNIANSVAFVIGEAKRQIQLK; encoded by the coding sequence ATGTTGAACATTGTTTTAGTTGAGCCCGAAATACCTAATAATACTGGAAACATTGGCCGTTTGTGTGTAGGAACGGAAAGTCGTTTGCATTTAGTTCATCCTTTTGGATTTGTAATTAATGATAAAAATTTAAAACGCTCGGGACTTGATTATTGGGTACATCTTGATGTAACGCAATATCAAAATGTAGCCGAATGGAAGTCAATAGTTCCAGATTCATCAAGAGTTTTCTTAATGAGTTCACATGCCCCGAAATCGTATTTGGATATTGATTTTCAAGATGGTGATTGGTTGGTTTTTGGAAAAGAAAGTAAGGGATTGAGTAAAGAAGTTTTGGCCCAATTCGAGAATCATTTAAAAATTCCGATGTCAACAAATATCCGTAGTTTCAACATTGCCAATTCAGTAGCATTTGTAATTGGCGAAGCCAAAAGGCAAATTCAATTAAAGTAA
- a CDS encoding class I SAM-dependent methyltransferase, whose product MIDKVTLRGSIFRHLDGLVTAPVAYSLHKKGVLAFLMDKKEVSLADLTNHFSANEGYLNIGLRVLCSQGFLKYHINTTTDEIKFSLTDTSEIAFSFFDLYEDVVDLLQFSMQFHPRLFEEAPFERLKVIFEKYKKNYNLVFSEDSKIKEVQHQILMHIEGVLVGPTLVRLGMSGMFHKYFMEISFRPEEFHKTPENFKVILDFLTYLGWFTQKNGNYQFTETGLFFAKRASAYGVTVSYLPTFSKMDDLLFGNPNVLRNTSDGEDEIHVDREMNVWGSGGAHDSYFKVVDEIIIQLFNLPIEDQPKGILDMGCGNGAFLEHIFNVIERQTFRGKILDDYPLFLIGVDYNQAALKVTRANLIKADIWAKVIWGDIGRPDVLAEDLLGNYNIDLKDVLNVRTFLDHNRIWEEPKKRSPERDSQSTGAFAHRGKRISTNVVEDNLLEHFNKWSPYVHKYGLLMIELHTIPPALTAANLGKTAATAYDATHGFSDQYIVEIPVLHKIAAEAGLYPDISFFKRFPDSNIATVSVNLLKGK is encoded by the coding sequence ATGATTGATAAAGTTACTCTCCGTGGTTCAATTTTTAGACATTTAGATGGTTTGGTAACTGCGCCAGTAGCCTATTCTTTGCATAAAAAAGGAGTTTTGGCTTTTTTGATGGATAAAAAGGAGGTAAGTTTAGCAGATCTTACCAATCATTTTTCGGCTAATGAAGGGTATCTCAATATAGGTTTGCGCGTTTTATGTTCGCAAGGTTTTTTGAAATACCATATCAATACTACTACAGATGAAATTAAATTTAGCTTGACTGATACAAGCGAAATTGCCTTTTCCTTTTTTGACCTTTATGAGGATGTGGTTGACCTGTTACAGTTTTCGATGCAATTTCATCCTAGGTTATTTGAAGAAGCTCCTTTTGAAAGGCTGAAAGTCATTTTTGAAAAATATAAAAAAAACTACAATCTAGTATTTTCAGAAGACTCCAAAATCAAGGAAGTACAACATCAAATATTGATGCATATTGAAGGGGTATTAGTTGGTCCTACTTTGGTCAGACTAGGAATGAGCGGAATGTTTCATAAGTATTTTATGGAAATCTCATTCCGACCAGAAGAGTTTCATAAAACACCAGAAAATTTTAAAGTCATCCTGGATTTTTTGACTTATTTGGGTTGGTTTACCCAAAAAAACGGAAATTATCAATTTACAGAAACGGGTTTGTTTTTTGCCAAAAGAGCATCTGCTTATGGAGTAACCGTTTCCTATTTGCCTACATTTAGTAAAATGGATGATTTGCTTTTTGGTAATCCTAATGTTTTGCGAAATACAAGTGATGGGGAGGACGAAATTCATGTAGACCGTGAAATGAATGTATGGGGTAGCGGTGGAGCTCATGACAGTTACTTCAAGGTTGTCGATGAGATTATTATTCAATTGTTTAATTTACCAATAGAAGATCAACCCAAAGGAATTTTAGATATGGGCTGTGGCAATGGTGCTTTCTTAGAACATATTTTTAATGTTATCGAAAGGCAAACCTTTCGAGGAAAAATACTTGATGACTATCCTTTGTTTCTCATAGGTGTTGATTACAATCAAGCTGCTTTGAAAGTAACGCGAGCCAATTTAATAAAAGCGGATATTTGGGCTAAAGTCATTTGGGGTGATATCGGTAGGCCAGATGTGCTTGCCGAAGATTTATTGGGAAATTATAATATTGATTTAAAGGATGTGCTGAATGTGAGAACTTTTTTGGATCACAACCGCATTTGGGAAGAACCAAAAAAACGTTCTCCAGAAAGAGATAGCCAATCTACTGGTGCTTTTGCTCACAGAGGAAAAAGGATTAGTACTAATGTAGTGGAAGATAATCTACTAGAGCATTTTAATAAATGGTCTCCTTATGTGCATAAGTACGGCTTGTTAATGATTGAGTTACATACCATTCCTCCAGCTTTGACTGCAGCTAATTTAGGGAAAACGGCTGCAACTGCTTATGATGCTACTCATGGATTTTCGGATCAATATATTGTAGAAATTCCTGTATTGCATAAAATTGCTGCAGAAGCGGGTTTGTATCCAGACATTTCATTTTTTAAACGGTTTCCAGATTCTAATATCGCCACGGTAAGTGTTAATTTATTAAAAGGGAAATAA
- a CDS encoding ABC transporter ATP-binding protein, whose product MNKNILSTSNLSIGYKTKSAVTTIAKNLNLNLQQGKLIALIGANGIGKSTLLRTINGIQKPLEGAVYLNDKKVTDYEPLELAQNLSIVLTEKLPPSNLTVFELVALGRQPYTNWIGTLSDEDVAKINEALELTKISHLASKKHYEISDGQLQKVLVARALAQDTPLIILDEPTTHLDLLHKVALFKLLKKLTKETNKCILFSTHDIDMAIQLSDEMIIMTAETVIQDEPCNLISKGSFNTIFKDEHITFDSAKGKFVIV is encoded by the coding sequence ATGAATAAAAACATCCTATCCACATCAAACCTAAGCATTGGTTACAAAACCAAAAGCGCAGTTACGACCATTGCTAAAAACCTCAACCTGAATTTACAGCAAGGAAAACTTATAGCATTAATTGGTGCTAATGGAATAGGGAAGTCAACTTTATTGCGCACTATTAATGGAATTCAAAAACCATTGGAAGGGGCTGTCTATTTGAATGATAAAAAAGTAACTGATTATGAACCATTAGAACTAGCCCAAAATCTAAGTATTGTTTTAACCGAAAAATTACCGCCTAGTAATTTGACGGTTTTCGAATTGGTCGCTTTGGGACGTCAACCGTATACCAATTGGATCGGAACTTTATCCGATGAAGATGTTGCTAAAATTAATGAAGCCCTTGAACTGACCAAAATCAGTCATTTGGCCTCCAAAAAGCATTACGAAATAAGTGACGGGCAATTGCAAAAAGTGTTGGTAGCACGTGCATTGGCGCAAGATACTCCTTTAATTATTCTTGATGAGCCTACCACCCATCTCGATTTACTGCACAAAGTAGCACTCTTCAAATTGCTAAAAAAACTAACAAAGGAAACAAATAAATGTATTTTATTTTCGACACATGATATCGATATGGCGATTCAACTGAGTGATGAAATGATTATTATGACGGCAGAAACAGTCATCCAAGACGAACCGTGCAATTTGATTTCAAAAGGGAGTTTTAATACAATCTTTAAAGACGAACACATTACATTCGATTCCGCAAAAGGGAAATTTGTTATTGTATAA